From one Bacteroides fragilis NCTC 9343 genomic stretch:
- the aspD gene encoding aspartate 4-decarboxylase produces MMKSNENNGAVTKSFAKKMESISPFELKNKLIEMADESIKKIAHTMLNAGRGNPNWIATTPREAFFLLGKFGLEECRRVMYLPEGIAGIPQKDGIAARFETFLKTNHSQPGAELLKGTYQYMLLEHAADPDTLVHEWAEGVVGDQYPVPDRILQFTEMIVQDYLAQEMCDRRPPKGKYDLFATEGGTAAMCYVFDSLQENFLLNKGDGIALMVPVFTPYIEIPQLRRYEFNVTEISADQMTTDGLHTWQYKDEDIDRLRNPQIKALFITNPSNPPSYTLSPETAARIVDIVKKDNPNLMIITDDVYGTFSPHFRSLMAELPQNTLCVYSFSKYFGATGWRDAVIALHEENIFDRMIAHLPEEQKTILNKRYSSLTLTPEKLKFIDRMVADSRQVALNHTAGLSLPQQTQMSLFASFAILDKENRYKNKMQEIIRRRLKALWDNTGFSLVDDPLRVGYYSEIDMLVWAKIFYGEEFVSYLKKTYSPLDVVFRLANETSLVLLNGGGFAGPEWSVRVSLANLNEKDYVKIGQGIKRILDEYAVKWQESRK; encoded by the coding sequence ATGATGAAAAGTAATGAAAACAACGGAGCAGTAACTAAAAGTTTTGCTAAAAAGATGGAGAGCATCAGTCCTTTCGAATTGAAGAACAAACTGATTGAAATGGCTGACGAGAGCATCAAGAAGATAGCCCACACCATGCTGAATGCCGGACGTGGAAATCCGAACTGGATTGCTACCACTCCGCGCGAAGCGTTCTTCCTTTTAGGTAAATTCGGACTGGAAGAGTGTAGGCGTGTGATGTACCTGCCGGAAGGAATAGCCGGTATTCCGCAAAAAGACGGAATTGCCGCCCGCTTTGAGACTTTCCTCAAGACCAACCACAGCCAGCCGGGGGCAGAGCTGTTGAAAGGGACGTATCAATACATGTTGCTGGAACATGCCGCCGACCCGGATACCCTTGTCCACGAATGGGCGGAAGGAGTGGTAGGCGATCAGTATCCGGTGCCGGACCGCATTCTGCAATTTACCGAAATGATTGTGCAAGACTATCTGGCACAGGAGATGTGCGACCGTCGTCCGCCGAAAGGCAAATACGATTTGTTTGCCACCGAAGGCGGAACAGCAGCCATGTGCTACGTTTTCGACTCTCTGCAAGAAAACTTCCTGCTCAATAAAGGGGATGGAATCGCCTTGATGGTACCTGTCTTCACTCCTTATATTGAAATTCCTCAATTGAGACGCTATGAATTTAACGTTACGGAAATATCTGCGGATCAGATGACGACAGACGGATTGCACACCTGGCAATACAAAGACGAAGATATAGACCGCCTGAGGAACCCGCAGATCAAGGCACTCTTCATTACCAATCCCAGTAACCCGCCCAGTTATACACTGAGTCCCGAGACTGCCGCACGGATTGTAGATATCGTGAAAAAAGACAATCCGAACCTGATGATTATTACAGATGACGTATACGGAACATTCAGTCCGCATTTCCGCTCACTGATGGCCGAATTACCACAAAACACTTTGTGTGTCTACTCTTTCTCCAAATATTTCGGAGCCACGGGATGGAGGGATGCCGTGATCGCTCTGCACGAAGAGAATATCTTCGACCGGATGATAGCCCACCTGCCGGAAGAGCAGAAGACAATTCTCAATAAGCGTTACTCCAGTCTGACTCTTACACCCGAGAAACTGAAATTCATCGACCGCATGGTGGCTGACAGCCGCCAGGTAGCTCTGAACCACACCGCCGGATTATCGCTGCCACAACAGACGCAAATGAGCCTGTTTGCTTCTTTCGCCATTCTGGATAAGGAAAACCGGTATAAAAACAAAATGCAGGAGATTATCCGGCGTCGCTTGAAAGCCCTGTGGGATAACACCGGATTCTCACTCGTAGACGATCCGCTGCGTGTAGGTTACTACAGCGAAATAGATATGCTGGTATGGGCCAAGATATTCTATGGAGAAGAATTTGTCAGTTATCTGAAGAAAACTTACAGCCCGCTGGATGTTGTTTTCCGCCTGGCCAACGAAACCTCACTGGTATTGCTTAACGGAGGAGGTTTTGCCGGACCGGAATGGAGCGTACGTGTATCACTGGCTAACCTGAATGAAAAGGATTATGTGAAAATAGGTCAGGGAATCAAACGGATACTGGATGAATATGCCGTGAAATGGCAGGAATCACGGAAATAG